Proteins encoded within one genomic window of Mesorhizobium sp. AR10:
- the dapB gene encoding 4-hydroxy-tetrahydrodipicolinate reductase, which produces MPQPLLRIAISGALGRMGRQMAEAVEADTRLALAARFHRPGASGAGLVSREEALVSADVVIDFTTPAASAALAELCAARGGPALVIGSTGFDATELAAITAASKKIAVVRSGNFSLGLNMLLRLVEQAARALDPDWDVEISEAHHRHKLDAPSGTALMLGEATAKGRGGELDAIARRSRDGITGPRAQGEIGFAVMRGGGIVGEHSVSFLAEGEIVTLSHSASDRVMFAHGAIAAALWLAGRPPGAYGMRDVLGFGGD; this is translated from the coding sequence TTGCCCCAGCCGCTCCTCAGGATCGCCATATCAGGCGCGCTCGGCCGCATGGGCCGGCAGATGGCGGAAGCCGTCGAGGCCGACACGCGGCTGGCGCTCGCCGCTCGCTTCCATAGGCCCGGCGCCAGCGGCGCGGGGCTGGTCAGCCGCGAAGAGGCGCTCGTATCGGCCGATGTGGTCATCGACTTCACCACGCCCGCTGCCTCGGCGGCACTGGCCGAGTTGTGCGCCGCCCGTGGCGGGCCGGCGCTTGTCATCGGCTCGACCGGCTTCGACGCCACCGAGCTTGCCGCCATCACTGCCGCGTCGAAAAAGATCGCCGTCGTGCGCTCCGGCAATTTCTCGCTCGGGCTCAACATGTTGCTGAGGCTGGTCGAACAAGCGGCGCGGGCGCTCGATCCCGACTGGGATGTCGAAATCTCGGAGGCCCACCACCGCCACAAACTCGATGCGCCTTCCGGCACGGCGCTGATGCTGGGCGAGGCCACCGCCAAGGGGCGCGGTGGCGAGTTGGACGCCATCGCCAGGCGGTCTCGCGACGGCATCACCGGCCCGCGCGCGCAAGGCGAGATCGGTTTTGCGGTGATGCGCGGCGGCGGCATCGTCGGCGAGCACAGCGTCAGCTTCCTGGCCGAGGGCGAGATCGTCACCCTGTCGCATTCGGCCAGCGACCGCGTCATGTTCGCTCACGGCGCCATCGCCGCCGCGCTTTGGCTGGCAGGACGCCCACCCGGCGCTTACGGCATGCGCGACGTGCTGGGGTTTGGTGGAGATTGA
- a CDS encoding molybdopterin-dependent oxidoreductase yields the protein MNQHAKLRIGHSACPHDCPSTCALEVELLDSKRIGRVHGAKANSYTSGVICAKVARYADRVHHPDRLLKPLIRAGAKGEGAWKEASWEAALDLVAEKFIAAEEKHGSETVWPYYYAGTMGLVQRDGIQRLRHAKKYSGFFGSICTNLAWTGWMMGAGALRGPDPREMAKSDCVVIWGTNAVVTQVNVMTHAIKARKERGAKIVVIDVYENATMKQADLGLVLKPGTDGALACAVMHVLFRDGMADRAYLEKFTDDPKGLEAHLRTKTPEWAADITGLSVAEIVAFARLVGTTRKTYFRLGYGFSRQRNGSVNMHAAASIAAVTGCWQYEGGGAFHSNSGIFKLNQDVLEWADMRDPNVRHLDHSRIGPVLTGAEDALYGGPPVTALLIQNTNPVNVAPEQRLVKQGFLRDDLFTCVHEQFMTDTAKLADVVLPATMFLEHDDVYKGGGNQHITLGPKLIDPPEGPRTNHFVIEELGKRLGVADRPGFGLTEQQHIDIILGKRGLGSFASLEEQKWVDLQPDFEAAHFIDGFGHADKKFHFRADWTGQAAPNRPPKSMGLFGPVASLPEFPDHVDLIEVADAAHPFRLTTSPARNFLNSTFSETPVSKAKEGRPELLLHPDDAAALGLADGGRVEVGNTRGEVVLHAKFFNGIKRGVVIAEGIWPNSAHERGEGINVLTGSDAPAPYGGAALHDNKVWLRAL from the coding sequence ATGAACCAGCACGCCAAGCTCCGCATCGGCCATTCGGCCTGTCCGCATGATTGCCCGTCGACCTGCGCACTCGAGGTCGAACTGCTCGACAGCAAGCGCATCGGCCGCGTTCATGGCGCCAAGGCCAACAGCTACACGTCAGGCGTCATCTGCGCCAAGGTCGCCCGCTATGCCGACCGCGTCCATCACCCCGACCGGTTGCTGAAGCCGCTGATCCGTGCCGGCGCCAAGGGCGAGGGCGCCTGGAAGGAAGCGAGTTGGGAGGCGGCGCTCGACCTCGTCGCCGAGAAGTTCATCGCGGCCGAAGAGAAGCACGGCTCCGAGACGGTGTGGCCCTATTACTATGCCGGCACGATGGGGCTGGTACAGCGCGACGGCATCCAGCGACTGCGGCATGCAAAAAAGTACTCCGGCTTCTTCGGCTCGATCTGCACCAATCTGGCCTGGACCGGCTGGATGATGGGTGCAGGGGCCTTGCGCGGTCCCGACCCGCGCGAGATGGCCAAATCCGACTGCGTGGTGATCTGGGGCACCAATGCCGTGGTCACCCAGGTCAATGTCATGACCCACGCCATCAAGGCGCGCAAGGAACGCGGCGCGAAGATCGTTGTCATCGATGTCTACGAGAATGCGACGATGAAGCAGGCCGATCTCGGCCTGGTGCTGAAGCCCGGCACCGATGGCGCGCTGGCTTGCGCGGTCATGCATGTCTTGTTTCGCGACGGCATGGCCGACCGCGCCTATCTCGAAAAGTTCACCGACGACCCGAAAGGGCTGGAAGCGCATCTCAGGACAAAAACGCCGGAGTGGGCCGCTGACATCACCGGGCTTTCGGTCGCCGAGATCGTGGCCTTCGCCCGCCTCGTCGGCACGACCAGGAAAACCTATTTCCGTCTCGGCTACGGCTTCTCGCGCCAGCGCAACGGCTCGGTCAACATGCATGCGGCGGCGTCCATCGCCGCAGTCACCGGCTGCTGGCAGTATGAGGGCGGCGGCGCCTTCCATTCCAATTCCGGCATCTTCAAGCTCAACCAGGATGTGCTTGAATGGGCTGACATGCGCGATCCCAACGTCCGCCATCTCGACCATTCGCGCATCGGCCCGGTGCTGACCGGCGCGGAAGATGCGCTCTATGGCGGGCCGCCGGTGACGGCACTGCTGATCCAGAACACCAATCCGGTCAATGTCGCGCCCGAGCAGCGGCTGGTGAAGCAAGGCTTCCTGCGCGACGATCTTTTCACCTGCGTGCACGAACAGTTCATGACCGATACGGCCAAGCTGGCCGATGTCGTGCTGCCGGCGACGATGTTTCTGGAGCATGACGACGTTTACAAGGGCGGCGGCAACCAGCACATCACGCTCGGCCCCAAGCTGATCGACCCGCCGGAAGGACCGCGCACCAACCATTTCGTCATCGAGGAGCTCGGCAAAAGGCTTGGCGTTGCCGACCGGCCGGGCTTCGGCCTGACCGAGCAGCAGCATATCGACATCATCCTCGGCAAGCGCGGGCTGGGCAGCTTCGCCAGCCTCGAGGAGCAAAAATGGGTCGACCTGCAGCCGGACTTTGAGGCTGCGCATTTCATCGACGGCTTCGGCCATGCCGACAAGAAGTTCCATTTCCGCGCCGACTGGACCGGGCAGGCGGCACCCAATCGGCCGCCGAAAAGCATGGGCCTGTTCGGGCCGGTGGCCAGCCTGCCGGAATTCCCTGATCACGTCGACCTGATCGAGGTGGCGGACGCAGCACACCCGTTCCGCCTGACGACCTCGCCGGCGCGCAATTTCCTCAACTCGACCTTTTCCGAAACACCGGTCTCGAAAGCCAAGGAGGGTCGGCCGGAACTGCTTTTGCATCCCGACGATGCGGCGGCACTCGGGCTGGCTGATGGCGGCCGCGTCGAGGTCGGCAACACGCGCGGCGAAGTGGTGCTGCACGCAAAATTCTTCAACGGCATCAAGCGCGGCGTCGTGATCGCCGAAGGTATCTGGCCCAACAGCGCCCATGAGCGCGGCGAGGGCATCAACGTGCTGACCGGTTCCGATGCCCCGGCGCCCTATGGCGGTGCGGCACTCCACGACAACAAGGTCTGGCTGCGCGCGCTTTGA
- a CDS encoding DUF982 domain-containing protein, which produces MVDVPLSTPLRIQSVNTIREVTTLQGACETLIDWPYVRRGRFYQAARGRVEAALEGKATAAEAQEAFAALCAHAGILVPRS; this is translated from the coding sequence ATGGTTGATGTTCCGCTTTCGACGCCGTTGCGAATCCAGTCGGTAAACACGATTCGCGAGGTGACGACGCTGCAAGGCGCCTGCGAAACGCTTATCGATTGGCCTTACGTCCGCCGTGGCCGCTTTTACCAAGCGGCCAGAGGACGGGTCGAAGCGGCTCTGGAAGGCAAAGCCACAGCTGCGGAGGCGCAGGAAGCCTTCGCTGCGCTGTGCGCCCACGCAGGCATCCTTGTGCCAAGGTCATGA